TATGCAATTGCGTTACTTTTTGGTGGCAGACTTATTGATAAATTTGGTACAAAAAAGGGGTATACAATAGCTTTAGTTGTCTGGTCTTTAGGTGCGATGATGCACGCTTTGGCCATTCCTATTGGAGAAGGGTTAACAACGGTATTGGGTTGGATAGGTATCGGATTGGTTCCAGTTTCTGTATTGGGTTTTACTGTTTCAAGAGCTATTTTAGCAATCGGCGAAGCTGGGAATTTCCCGGCAGCTATTAAGACAACTGCTGAATATTTCCCCAAAAAAGATAGAGCATTTGCTACCGGAATTTTTAATTCGGGGTCAAATATTGGAGCGATACTTGCTCCTTTAACAGTGCCTTGGATTGAAGCAACTTGGGGTTGGCAGGCAGCCTTTATTATTATTGGTGGTGTGGGGCTTATTTGGCTAATCTTTTGGCAGATTTATTACGAAAAACCGGAAAAACAGAAACGCCTTTCCAAGAAAGAACTGGATTACATTAACAGCGATGACGCAATAGAAAATGTTGAGAATAAAGTAGGCATTTCCGAAAAAATAAAATGGACAAAATTATTTGGATATAGACAGACTTGGGCATTCGTAGTAGGTAAGTTTATGACTGATGGTGTATGGTGGTTTTTCTTATTCTGGCTACCTACCTATTTAAGTGACAGATATCATATTACTACTTTGCAAATGATGCTTCCGCTAGCTGTGTTATACAGTATGACAATGTTTGGAAGTATATTGGGTGGAAAATGGCCAACATACTTTATTAATAAAAAAGGAATGACGCCTTACGATGGTCGCATGAAAGCAATGCTGCTAATTGCATTATGCCCTTTACTCGTTTTATTGGCGCAGCCCTTTGGCTATTTAAGTCTATGGGTGCCCGTAATATTTATCGGCATTGGGGCTTCGGCACACCAAGCTTGGTCGGCAAATATTTTCACTACGGTCTCTGATATGTTCCCTAAAAAAGCAGTAGCTTCTGTTACCGGTATAGGTGGGATGGCTGGTGGATTAGGCGGATTTTTACTAACTGAAGCTGCAGGTGGGTTATTCGATTTTTATAAGGGTCAAGGGAACATCGAAACGGGCTACACGATTGTCTTTGCCTTTTGTGCTACCGCATATTTAATAGCATGGATAATCATGAAAGTAATTGTTCCTAGATATAAACTGATAACTGATTTGTAATAGAATATTCTTTATGAAAAAGATTTTATTTTTATTGGTAGTTGGTTTGTTGCTTCAAAATTTTTGCATGGCACAGAAAGTAATTTCTCTGTACAGTAAAGTACCGAATAGTAAACAGAATGCAGCATATCAAGAAAAATCTGAAATAGGTAAAGACGGGGTGATCCGCATTAGTAAAGTGACGAACCCTACAATAACCGTATTTCAACCTGATAAAAAATTAGACCAGCATATTGCAATTATTATTTGTCCTGGCGGTGGCTATAGTATTTTGGCATTTAATAAAGAAGGTACAGATGTTGCTGAAACACTTGTAAAATGGGGGATTACAGCGATAGTGTTGAAATATCGCTTGCCGAGCGATGTGATAATGATAGATAAGGCTATTGGCCCTTTGCAGGATGCACAACGTGCTATCCAGTTGACTAGGATGAATGCAGAAAAATGGAATATTGACCCATCTAAAGTTGGTATCATGGGCTTTTCGGCTGGGGGTAATTTAGCAGCTACCGCTTCCACGCATTTTGATAAAGCAGAAATAGATAATCCTGAAAACATTTCTCTTCGTCCAGATTTCTCTATACTTGCTTATCCTGTTGTGAGTATGCAAAAAGATATTACGCATATGGGAAGTCGCATAAATTTATTAGGTAAAACTCCTACAGAAGCTTCGGTTAATGAATATTCAAATGAATTACAGGTAAGCGAAAATACACCCCCTGCTTTCTTGGTTCAAGCCAGCGATGACGGAGCAGTGAGTCCAGAAAATAGTATTAAGTATTATGAAGCTTTATTAAAAAATCATATTCCGGCAGAATTACATCTTTATCAAAATGGCGGACACGGTTTTGGTCAAAAATTACCTGAAGACCAATGGATGAATCGATTGAAAAGTTGGATGGAGCATAACCATTATTTAAATAATTAGAATTGAAAAGAAGCGAAAATGAAAATATTAGAAAATAAAGTAATCATAGTTACAGGGGGAACAGGTGTTTTGGGAGGCTCTTTTGTAACTGCCATTGCTGCAGCCGGGGGTAAAGTAGTTATCATAGGAAGAAATAAGGAAAGGCTTGAAGAGAAGAAAAAAGAGGTGATTGAAAAAGGTGGGGAAGCTCTTGCTATTGCTGCGGATGTGATGAAAGAAGAAGAGTTACTCGCAGCCAAAGAAACTATTCTTTCAACGTATGGGAAAATTGATGGCCTTGTAAACGCAGCCGGGGGTAATGTCCCGGAAGCTTTATTGAAACCTCAGGATGATATTTTTGAAATGAATATTCCAGGATTGAAGAAAGCGCTGGAACTTAATTTATGGGGAAGCATTGTGCCAACACAGATTTTCGGAAAAGCTATGAAAGAAGAGGGAGGTACAATTGTCAATATTTCTTCTGTAAGTTCTAAAACTATTCTGACAAGAGTTTTGGGTTATGGTATGGGCAAGGCTGCAATAGACAACTACACACAATGGTTTGCAGTAGAAGCAGCGCAGAGATTTGGAGATAAGATAAGAATGAATTCTATCACGCCGGGCTTCTTTCTTACAGAACAAAATCGAAAAATGCTCACAAATGAAGATGGCTCACTTACTGAACGTGGTAATAAAATAATTGCTGCGACACCTTATGGGAGGTTTGGAAAACCGGAAGAACTAAATGGCGCATTAATATGGCTATTAAGTGACGAGTCAAGGTTTGTAAGTGGCACGACAGTCACGGTTGATGGGGCATTTACTGTTTTTGGTGGCGTATAATTTTTTTGTTAGAAGTATTTTAAAATAAGATATGGAATACACAATGCGTTGGTATGGCCCAAATGATGGCGTTACCTTAAATGATATTTTACAAGCAGGTTGCACGGGTGTAGTGACTGCCTTACATCATATTCCGGTAGGAGAAGTATGGACAGTAGAAGAAATTAAAATCAGAAAATCCATTGTAGAAGCTGCTGGATTAACTTGGACAGTTGTAGAAAGCCTTCCGGTACACGAAGATATTAAAAAGCGGGACGGCAAGTATCTTCAATGGATAGAAAATTATAAAATCAGTTTACAGAATTTAGGTAAAAACGGCATTAAGGTAATTACCTACAATTTTATGCCTGTATTGGATTGGTTGCGTACGGATTTATTTTATAAAACACCCTCTTCAGCATTAGCATTGCGTTTTGAGTGGGTGGCATTTGTGGCTTTTGACTTATTTATTTTGCAGAGACCCAATGCTAAAAAAGATTATGATGAAGTGGACAAAATCAAAGCGACAAATTATTTTGATACCCTTTCTGAAAAGCAAAAAGAAGATTTAGCAAAAGCTTGTATGCAAGGATTGCCAGGAAGTAAAGAAGCTTTTTCGAGTGAAAAAATATTGTCATTGCTAAATGAATATGCGGGCATTAATGAAGAGAAATTGCAAGAGCATTTATTCTTATTTCTCAACGAAATAGCTCCGACTTGTGAATCAAGTGGGCTTCAGATGGCCATACATCCGGATGATCCTCCTTTCCCTATTTTAGGATTGCCCAGGATTATGAGCAAAGCAGCGCATGCAAGAAAAATGCTGGAAGAAGTTCCATCCAATGCAATTGGGTTATGTTTTTGCACAGGGTCTTTTGGTGCTAGAAAAGATAATGATTTGCAGGCTATGTTTAAAGAATTTGCTTCACGAATTTATTTTTTACATTTAAGAAGCACGCAAAGAGATAATGAAGGAAACTTTTTTGAAGCCAATCATCTAGAAGGAAATGCGGATTTATTTAGCATTGTAAAATTATCGATAGAAATAGAACAAAAAGAAAATAGAACTATTCCAATGCGCCCGGATCATGGGCATCAATTGAAAATTGACGATCAAATAGAAAGTTATCCTGGTTATTCTTTTGTAGGTCGTTTAAAAGGTCTCGCTGAAATTAAA
The Arachidicoccus soli DNA segment above includes these coding regions:
- a CDS encoding alpha/beta hydrolase, with the translated sequence MKKILFLLVVGLLLQNFCMAQKVISLYSKVPNSKQNAAYQEKSEIGKDGVIRISKVTNPTITVFQPDKKLDQHIAIIICPGGGYSILAFNKEGTDVAETLVKWGITAIVLKYRLPSDVIMIDKAIGPLQDAQRAIQLTRMNAEKWNIDPSKVGIMGFSAGGNLAATASTHFDKAEIDNPENISLRPDFSILAYPVVSMQKDITHMGSRINLLGKTPTEASVNEYSNELQVSENTPPAFLVQASDDGAVSPENSIKYYEALLKNHIPAELHLYQNGGHGFGQKLPEDQWMNRLKSWMEHNHYLNN
- a CDS encoding MFS transporter codes for the protein MAATEKVGKYRWTICALLFAATTINYLDRQVLSLLGPNLLKEYHWTHADYANITGIFQLVYAIALLFGGRLIDKFGTKKGYTIALVVWSLGAMMHALAIPIGEGLTTVLGWIGIGLVPVSVLGFTVSRAILAIGEAGNFPAAIKTTAEYFPKKDRAFATGIFNSGSNIGAILAPLTVPWIEATWGWQAAFIIIGGVGLIWLIFWQIYYEKPEKQKRLSKKELDYINSDDAIENVENKVGISEKIKWTKLFGYRQTWAFVVGKFMTDGVWWFFLFWLPTYLSDRYHITTLQMMLPLAVLYSMTMFGSILGGKWPTYFINKKGMTPYDGRMKAMLLIALCPLLVLLAQPFGYLSLWVPVIFIGIGASAHQAWSANIFTTVSDMFPKKAVASVTGIGGMAGGLGGFLLTEAAGGLFDFYKGQGNIETGYTIVFAFCATAYLIAWIIMKVIVPRYKLITDL
- a CDS encoding SDR family oxidoreductase; this translates as MKILENKVIIVTGGTGVLGGSFVTAIAAAGGKVVIIGRNKERLEEKKKEVIEKGGEALAIAADVMKEEELLAAKETILSTYGKIDGLVNAAGGNVPEALLKPQDDIFEMNIPGLKKALELNLWGSIVPTQIFGKAMKEEGGTIVNISSVSSKTILTRVLGYGMGKAAIDNYTQWFAVEAAQRFGDKIRMNSITPGFFLTEQNRKMLTNEDGSLTERGNKIIAATPYGRFGKPEELNGALIWLLSDESRFVSGTTVTVDGAFTVFGGV
- the uxuA gene encoding mannonate dehydratase gives rise to the protein MEYTMRWYGPNDGVTLNDILQAGCTGVVTALHHIPVGEVWTVEEIKIRKSIVEAAGLTWTVVESLPVHEDIKKRDGKYLQWIENYKISLQNLGKNGIKVITYNFMPVLDWLRTDLFYKTPSSALALRFEWVAFVAFDLFILQRPNAKKDYDEVDKIKATNYFDTLSEKQKEDLAKACMQGLPGSKEAFSSEKILSLLNEYAGINEEKLQEHLFLFLNEIAPTCESSGLQMAIHPDDPPFPILGLPRIMSKAAHARKMLEEVPSNAIGLCFCTGSFGARKDNDLQAMFKEFASRIYFLHLRSTQRDNEGNFFEANHLEGNADLFSIVKLSIEIEQKENRTIPMRPDHGHQLKIDDQIESYPGYSFVGRLKGLAEIKGMDMAIKRMIH